In the genome of Candidatus Electrothrix rattekaaiensis, the window CGCATAAGACTTGATATCATCCAGCATACGTTTTGCCTCTTCAAGAGAACAATCAGGATGACCTGCAATATCAAGCTCGGAAGAAGACCGGCAATGCACACAGTTGAGGTTGCAACGACGGGTGATTTCCCAGGCGATCCATTTCGGTTCAAAATTCATTATCCGGCACTCATTTATTATATCTTTTTATTTATTAAGACGAGCTAGGTAGCTATTATATTACCGCTAAAGAAAATTCAAGTATATTCTCCTTATCCGCAGTGGTCAACTGCTTTATTGGATTGTTGTGTTGTGGAGCGCGGAAGGAATGAAAGTTCAAAAAATTAAATTTTCTTTTATGACTGCTGGTGCCAATGGTTTATACTCTTTATATAGGAGTCTGGTCAGACTTGTATATAATAAAAATAAATACGAGGACAATATGAAAAAAACATTTTCAATACTGACACTTGCCGGAATGATTGCTCTGCCTACTGCTGCAATGGCAGGGGGCGTAAAGGCTCCAGTAGATATTTCTGACGGAAAGGTTGAAGAGTTAGCCCAACAGGTCGACCAGCTACAGGAGGAACTTGCCCGGAAAAATGAAATCGTTACTGAAAATGATGAAAAATTGCAGGTCATGACTGAAAATCTTGAAGATATGGAGAGCAAACTGGAGGACATGAACGAACTCCTTGAGGAACGCTCCGAGGCATGGGATCTTGCAGCAAGATTTTTACTAACCGGTGATTTCCGCTCCCGGCTCGACTCGTACAGCGCAACAGGTGCTGATTACCTCAACCCTGCAACTGGAGTCCTAGAAAGCGGACGTGAATATGGCAATGACACGCTGCTGACCAATCGTTTTCGTTTGAATATGGAAGTCAAGGCCACTGAAAACATGAAGTTCAAAGGACGGCTGGCCATGTACAAAACCTGGGGTATGGAAAGCTACGCCAGGAACGATATGAATACCTGGTGGCCCCAGTTTGACGGCAACTCAACCCGTACTCCTGCTGACAACGCCTTGCGGGTGGATCGAGCCTATGTGAACTGGACAAATATTGGGGACTCCCCTTTTTGGTTCTCCATCGGTCGTCGACCGACCACGGACGGTATGCCTACCCAAGTTCGTCTCGGTGTGGATAAACGTATGGCAACGGCCTCGGCTCAGATGGAATATGCCTTTGACGGCGGCACCCTAGGTTATGCCTATGATTGGGGGAACGAGTCCTTGGGCAGTGGGCGTATCCGTTACTGCTATGGTCGAGGATTTGAAAATGGCGTTCAGTGGGATGCTGCGACCTATCATGGTTCCACGGATATTTTCCCGCTGGATGACACGGATTTCACCGGCATCAGTTGGGACATCATGGAGACAGAGGATCGCCTGCTCTATTTCCAATCCTTTATTGCCATGAATATGTTTATGCGTCCGAACTTCCTGGATGATGATTTTCATGCGATGATGGACGAACGGGCAACCAACTATACTGAAGGAAATCTCTATCACACCTCTGCTGTTTATCAGGCAGCAGCAGGTGATTTCACCTATTTTCTCTCCGGCGGTTGGAGCATGACTGATCCAGGCGGACACGGCATGTTCAACGATTATGCCACCTCTATGCTGATGCAGGCTGATGGGAGCATGGCACCTAATCCAAATTGGCGAACAAACACGGACAGTGAGAGCGGATATTCCCTGTACGCAGGTATTCGCTATGACCTCCCTGGCACGGGTCTGAAAATCGGGGCGGAGTATAACTACGGTTCCCAATACTGGGTCGCCTTTAACCCCGGACATGATGATCTGTATCTGGCCAAGCTGGCAGCCCGAGGTCATGTCGGTGAGCTGTACATGGTTTACGATCTTCCTACTGGAGAGACGATTTCCAAGTACGCCAAGACCTTTGTCCGTTTAGGATATCAACATTATGCGTATGATTACACGGGCAATGACTGGAATACCAAACCCTATGACACAGATGATGCCGCGATGATGACGGCTTCCCTGAGCATGGCCTCTGAGTCTGGTTCTGTGGTTCCGGTGGACAGTGCTGATCAGGTATATGTTACTCTTGATGTCTTTTTTTAGACCGATTACTTTGAGGGAGGGGCACGACGCGACGCGCCCCTACGGTGCTGTACCGAAAAGAGAATTTTTTAAGGGGGAGAGTCGCTAGACTTTCCCCTTTTTCTGTAGAAGTACATCAAAAAAAATGAGGAAACAATCCTTGCGCAACATATCACCAGCACAAAATGACCTGCTATTCTCCACCTCCCCACTCATTACCACCCCGCACGCCATGTTCAGTCGTCAGGGAGGAGTCAGTGCGTCACCTTTTACCGGTCTGAATCTCAGTTTCTCGGTTGGTGACGATCCTGCTGCTGTCAGTCAGAACAGAGAGAAGGTGAAAAGGCACCTTAATGTGCAGCATCTCGCTTCTGCCGTGCAGGTTCACGGTGATCAGGTAACTGTTGTGGAAGATATTACCTCTGACCGAGAATATAAAGATACCGATGCCCTTGTCACCGGGCAAAAGGGGGTAGGCTTACTTATTCAGCAGGCTGATTGTCAAGCTGTGCTGCTTCATGATCCACAGCGCAAAGTTATCGGTGCAGTCCATAGCGGCTGGAAAGGCAGTGTGGCAAATATTATCGCCAAAACGGTCCGGGCGATGCAAGAGCACTTCGGCACCTCGCCTAAAGATCTTCGGGCAGTGATCAGTCCTTCTTTAGGACCGTGTTGCGCAGAATTTAACAATTATAAACAAGAACTCCCAGCATCGTTCCAGCAATGGCAGGGGTCGGAGAATCATTTTGATTTTTGGACGATCAGTCGTTGGCAGCTGAGGGAAGCTGGGGTGCGCAATGAAAATATTGAGGTGATAGGGATCTGCACTATGTGTAATGAGGATTTTTTTTCCTACCGCAGGGCGAGTAAAACGGAAAATCTTCGGGGGAAGCCGGGGGGAACTGGTCGGAACGGTTCTGTTATATCGCTGTCGGTAGAATGAAATAAGGCGTCACTCGATAGGAGCTTAGCCCTCCCGCCTTAAACAAGCTGAGACAGAAAAGTTTTTGCAGGCACGATGACCGGTCTTTGCACTGTAAAACAGTCGACATCCACGTAATCAGCATCCATAGCAACCTGCAAGGCGTGCTCGGCACCTGTTTTTTCCTGAAACACCGAAAGATGTGGACTCAAGTTCGCCTTGCCTGAAGTCTTTACCTCCACAAGCATCCAGGGCTGCTCGTCCCGGGTGACCAGGAAATCAACCTCCCGTTTTTCTTTATCCCGGATAAAATAAAGCTGATAGCTGCCGAGGCCGGTGTCGGTCCACCATTGCACAGCCTTGAGCAGATGGCAGGCAATAAAATTTTCATTCCTGGCCCCCTGATCCTGAACAAGGCTCCAGTCACAGAGAAATATTTTGGGTTGTTTGCGCAGCGATTTAGGAATATTCGAAAACCACGGACGCACTGAAAATGAAAAATAAATTGATTCCAATATGCTGATCCAGCGAAGAACAGTATCCACACTACTGTTTATATTTCTGGCAAGTGTGCTGTAATTGATTAAACTGCCAGCTTGACGGATCAGATTTTCAGCAAGAATTTCTATCCGACCGATCTCCTGAATGCGGGAAATATCCCGAAGGTCTTCCTGAAAGAGCTGTTCGGTCCGCAGGCGACGCCAGCGATTATAAAATCTCTTATTCGCCGTCACAAACGGTTCTGGAAAACCCCCGAAGTCGAGCAGGGCGTCAAATTCCTGATCTGCAATTTTTTGCGGAGCACCGATTTCCTCTTCCCTCAGGGTCGGGTTGAGCAGCTCAGCAACAGACAAGGGGTGCATGCGATAGAGAAAATAACGCCCCATCAGACTGTCCCCACCGTGTTTATAAACATTCAGTCTGCCGGAGCCTGTAACTATAATGCCGCACGTCTCGCCGTACAGATCGAAAAACCCTTTGAGCAGCGTTTTCCATTTGGAATATTTGTGAATTTCATCAAAAATAATTGTGTCGGCCCTTGCTGCCAAGGTGTCAAAGCCGCACGCAGCAGCAACAGCCTCCGGCCCGGCAAGCAATATGCGGCGATGCTCCTGCACATCCCAATTCAGATACAGTGACTGCTTTGCATTGCCAGCAGCACGTTGCGCAGCGGTGGTTTTTCCGACCTGTCGAGGACCGGCAAGGAAGGCCATCTTCGCATGTATCGTAAATTGGTACGGACTATTTTACGATACCCAAGAAAGCGGTACTGAATTACTATAACAATATCAATAAGATAAAAATACGGAAGGTCGTAACGTACATTTCCTGCTATTCGGCAGTAACAATTTAAACATTCTTCAGCTTGCAAGTTCACATTTTGTGTACTATATTTAAAGTATAAAAAAAATCACATATTGTGAATCTGGAGACCCGACATGCATGTGATTTCCCGCAAACCGTTTAATGATGCGGCTCAAAAATATCCGAACAATGCCAGCACCATTGACGCCCTGTACAAAACTTTAAGAAACAGCTCCTTTGAGTCTCCTGACGCTCTTCGGGCATTATTCCCCAGTTTGGACAACTTCAAATATAAGAACAAGTGGTGGGTCATTGATATCGGCGGCAATAATCTCAGACTTATAGCCTTCATTGAGTTCCGAGATAATCGGATGTACGTGAAACACATTGTGCCGCACAGCGAATACGACAAGCTCTGTAAAAAATATGCCAAGGAGGCCAACTGATGGATTTCACGAATATAAAGGCAAAGGCAAACGATTTGTTCCGGGAAGCCGGTTTCCTCTGTCACATTAACTCAGCAGCTGATTATGAACAGGCATTGGAGTTGATGGATCAGCTGATTGAGGAGTATGATAAATACGTTCCTCTGATTGAACTGCTTTCCGTTTCCATTGAACGATGGGAGCATGAAGCGGAGGAATTCGCTGAATTCAATCAACGGGTGGAGGCTCTGGACGACGGGGTTGCCGTGCTTAGAACCCTGATGGATCAATATCAGCTCAAAGCTGATGATCTGCGTGAGGAGATCGGCGGCAGGAGCTTGGTCTCCATGATTCTGAAGGGCTCACGCAAGCTTACCCGCGACCACATTCAGGCTCTTTCGTACCGGTTCCACCTTTCACCGGCTGTTTTTTTCAGGGGGGCTTAAACGAAACAGCGGCTCATCACTCGGCAGTAGCCAGCTCCTTATTTTTGGCAAGATTTTCCTCCAGCCGCTCAATGGTCCATTCCAGGCGTTCTTTGATGGCCCCTTCCTGGCCCGGTATTTGGCAGGATTTGATGAGATTTTTGAGGATGTCAGTGCTCACCCGCTAGTACTTTGAAATAGAAAACGGCCCATTCTCTCTGTATAATTTTGATAGGAAGATCAAAAAAAGGAGAATAGGCCATGAGGAAACCCAGAGACTGGAAACAGCCGTGCCCCAATCCCGAGTGTGATTATTACACCCTGATGACCCGTTGAAATGTAAGCACTATTTCAACTTATTTGACCCAAAGTGGCAGAAGACGCATTTTTAGCTGCAAGGGATGCAAAACTTTTTTTTCAGAGACTCGGGATACGATCTTTTACGATCTGAGAACTCCTGAGGAAAAAGTGATTATGGTATTGAAGATGTTTTTGGTACAGGTTGACCTTGCAGGAGTTTGTTTTGTGTTTGGAATAACGGAAGAAACTGCTTTAAGGTGGCTTAAAAGGGCAGCGAAGCAAGCTATCAAAGAGAAAAAAGCGTGTTTTATGCGGAGCAGAGCGGCTCAAGGAGCTTGGCTTCAAGATCAGTACCAGCTTGATTGAGCGTTTGAATCTGACCCTGCGGCAGTCCTTGGCTCCATTGGTTCGAAAAAACTTGGGATTTTGTAAAGACCGGGAACTGATGCGAAAACGGGTAACTTTTTTTCAAGTGTTCTACAATTTTTCACGGCCTCATCAGAGCTTGCGGGTGCCTTTGCCGGAGAATCAACGGTTTTCTCAAGGGGCGATTCATACTAAATGGCTTCCTCGAACGCCGGGCATGGCTGCCGGGATTACAGATCACGTTTGGTCTTTTCGAGAACTGCTGACCATTAAATTTGAGCCAATTCATAATCAAAGTACTAGCGGATGAGCACTGCAAAACCGGTGCCAAACTTTTTATTCTTGTCCGGTTCTGGACTGGCCAGTCGAAAGACAGTGTTTTGATCAATTTCCATTTTAGGTTTGGTCAGATTTTGGCGAAATAGACAGCTTAACCTTGAGGTTGGCACTCCCCTTGCCCTTGGCCAAAAAGACCGAACCCTCGGCGGAAAAACCGAGTTGAAGCTCAATTTCTACATTATCAATAGTCATTTCCTTATTCAGCTCCTGCCATACCGAAACCATCGGTCGACAGGCCTTGAGTAGGACCGGCTTCACGGTATCAATCGCCTTATCAACCTGTTCCGTCGCCCCGCCGGAAATCTGATTGACCTGATCACCAAGCACTTCCACTTCGACCAGCAGGCCATCTTCCAGTTCAATGAGTTGATTGGTCATATCGCATTTTCTCCTTATCAACTGATAAAAAAACAATAATACTGCGCTGTCTCGTCCTCGTAGGTTGTCCAAACATGTATTCTTGACAGGCACGCACCATTTTCGCAAGCAAAAACAGAGAAAAACGCTTAGGAGAAAGGAAGATACAGAGATTACTGGGCCGTTCAAAAGAGGAGGAGAGGAGATCGCTGGTCAAGAAAGATTTGCCCCCCACAAGTCATGAAGGGCATGAAAAAAGAAACACCCCATCTCCAGAGGTCGCGATTATGCTCCCAACC includes:
- a CDS encoding DUF3373 family protein is translated as MKKTFSILTLAGMIALPTAAMAGGVKAPVDISDGKVEELAQQVDQLQEELARKNEIVTENDEKLQVMTENLEDMESKLEDMNELLEERSEAWDLAARFLLTGDFRSRLDSYSATGADYLNPATGVLESGREYGNDTLLTNRFRLNMEVKATENMKFKGRLAMYKTWGMESYARNDMNTWWPQFDGNSTRTPADNALRVDRAYVNWTNIGDSPFWFSIGRRPTTDGMPTQVRLGVDKRMATASAQMEYAFDGGTLGYAYDWGNESLGSGRIRYCYGRGFENGVQWDAATYHGSTDIFPLDDTDFTGISWDIMETEDRLLYFQSFIAMNMFMRPNFLDDDFHAMMDERATNYTEGNLYHTSAVYQAAAGDFTYFLSGGWSMTDPGGHGMFNDYATSMLMQADGSMAPNPNWRTNTDSESGYSLYAGIRYDLPGTGLKIGAEYNYGSQYWVAFNPGHDDLYLAKLAARGHVGELYMVYDLPTGETISKYAKTFVRLGYQHYAYDYTGNDWNTKPYDTDDAAMMTASLSMASESGSVVPVDSADQVYVTLDVFF
- the pgeF gene encoding peptidoglycan editing factor PgeF, which produces MRNISPAQNDLLFSTSPLITTPHAMFSRQGGVSASPFTGLNLSFSVGDDPAAVSQNREKVKRHLNVQHLASAVQVHGDQVTVVEDITSDREYKDTDALVTGQKGVGLLIQQADCQAVLLHDPQRKVIGAVHSGWKGSVANIIAKTVRAMQEHFGTSPKDLRAVISPSLGPCCAEFNNYKQELPASFQQWQGSENHFDFWTISRWQLREAGVRNENIEVIGICTMCNEDFFSYRRASKTENLRGKPGGTGRNGSVISLSVE
- a CDS encoding ATP-binding protein; the encoded protein is MAFLAGPRQVGKTTAAQRAAGNAKQSLYLNWDVQEHRRILLAGPEAVAAACGFDTLAARADTIIFDEIHKYSKWKTLLKGFFDLYGETCGIIVTGSGRLNVYKHGGDSLMGRYFLYRMHPLSVAELLNPTLREEEIGAPQKIADQEFDALLDFGGFPEPFVTANKRFYNRWRRLRTEQLFQEDLRDISRIQEIGRIEILAENLIRQAGSLINYSTLARNINSSVDTVLRWISILESIYFSFSVRPWFSNIPKSLRKQPKIFLCDWSLVQDQGARNENFIACHLLKAVQWWTDTGLGSYQLYFIRDKEKREVDFLVTRDEQPWMLVEVKTSGKANLSPHLSVFQEKTGAEHALQVAMDADYVDVDCFTVQRPVIVPAKTFLSQLV
- a CDS encoding type II toxin-antitoxin system HigB family toxin; translation: MHVISRKPFNDAAQKYPNNASTIDALYKTLRNSSFESPDALRALFPSLDNFKYKNKWWVIDIGGNNLRLIAFIEFRDNRMYVKHIVPHSEYDKLCKKYAKEAN
- a CDS encoding CU044_2847 family protein: MTNQLIELEDGLLVEVEVLGDQVNQISGGATEQVDKAIDTVKPVLLKACRPMVSVWQELNKEMTIDNVEIELQLGFSAEGSVFLAKGKGSANLKVKLSISPKSDQT